The segment AATTCGGAATCGACCATGCCATGCAAAACTGCGTTCGCAACCGACCCAATGCCGGACTGCAACGGCGCTAATTCTTCGGTCAAACGGCCTGCCCGGATTTCCGAACGCAGGAATTCCAGCAAGTGATCCGCCATGATTTTCGTTTCCGCATCCGGCGGTACGATTGTGGAAGGCGAATCTTTTTGCTCGGTAAACACGATGCCGCGGATTTTTTCCAAATCCACAGGAATGCCAGGTACGCCAATACGGTCATCCGTTTTTGTCAATGGAATCGGCATGCGTTCTCCTTGCTTGCCTGTATCGTAAATATCATGAACTCCTTCGAATAGTTCGGGCTGGGCCATATTGATTTCCACGATAATGTTTTTCGCATGTTTTGCGAAGATCGCCGAGTTGCCGACAGACGTCGTCGGGATGATCATGCCATCTTCGGTTATCGAAAGCGCTTCCACGATTGCAAAGTCAATAGCTTCAATTACGTTAGCGCGAATCCATTCTGCCGTATGCGATAAATGATGATCGACAAACAGCATTTCGCCATTGTTGATTTTTTTGCGCATTGCCGGTTCTGCCTGGAACGGCAAGCGTTTGTTCACGATGCCCGCTTCTGCGAACAATCGGTCGATGTCGGACCCTAAAGAAGCTCCTGTAAAGACGTTCACTTTAAATTCTTCTGTCTCTGCACGTTTCACTAATGCGAAAGGAACCGCTTTCACGTCTCCAGCACGTGTAAACCCGCTAAGTCCCAAAGTCATGCCGTCGCTGATCCATGAAGCTGCTTCTTCCGGTGACACCACACGGTCTTGCAGCTGAGTGGCTTTAATCCGATCAAATTGCTTTTCCATACTTATCACTCTCTCTAACTTTTTAGATAATTCTATCGTACTTAGAGAGAGTTTTGAGTTATATGGAATGGATTAAGGAGTTGTTGGCTAAAGCAGCAAATTCCATGCCTGAAGCAGCATTTTTTAAAATCCGAGCAATTTCCGAAAATAGCTTGAGTACGACTGGCTGACCGGGATGCGGGCTCCGTTGTTCATTGACAGCAAAAAAGTGGAGTGGGTATCCGGATAAATCTCTTCTATATGATGGACATTTACGATAAATGACCGGTGGCAGCGGATGAACAAATCACGCGGCAGCAAATACTCGAATTCCTGAAGCGAGTTTTTATTGGTGCCTGAAAAGCCCTCTGCATGCACATGGGTTTTGCGGTCTTTCACTTCCAGGAATTTTACATCGCTGAAAGGAATCGGCTTCCAGCCATCGGCACTTTTCACCGTCACCACTGACTTGCCTTCCGTAAACGCCGGGTAAATCGCCATTACGCAGCCCTGCACTTCCCCGCCTTGTTCAAACGGCACCGCCATGCCGTGATACGGTACGCCAAAAATCTCCTTATCAATAAATTCAGAGGCTTTCTGCCGGGTCGCCAGCGCCTTGTAGGCTATCGTCCCTTCCTTTACGGGATCGCCTTCCTGGATTTTCAAATCAATCCGCTTGCTCGGCCGGTAATAGATGTATTCTTTCGTATTGGATACCGCAATCGAGATTTCATCTGAAAATAATTCTCCGATGACATCAAGCAGCGAACCAGATGTAAACTTATCCATAACGGACCTCCTGTTTTCTTTCCTTCTATAAATTATAGCCTACTCCAAGAGCAGCTTCCCACTCCAAACGAAAACAGCCGCCCCATAACAGGGCGGCTGTTCGATTTTCAGACATATTTTAAAGCATCGTGCCGGTCTGAGCCAATTTGGCATGCCAGGAAAAAGCTTTTTCCAGCACATGCGGCGTCTGGCCTCCGCGTGTCAGCGCTTCTGCGTAATAAGCGCGCATTTGTTCTTTGTACATTGGATGCACACAATTCTCGATGATCAATGCAGCGCGTTCACGGGGAGCAAGTCCACGCAAATCCGCATAACCCTGCTCCGTCACTACGATGTCGACATCGTGTTCAGTATGGTCAATATGCGTAGCAAACGGCACCACACTGGAAATCTTACCGCCTTTGGCAATCGATTTCGTCACAAAAATGGAAAGGCGCGCGTTGCGGGCAAAGTCACCGGAACCGCCAATGCCATTCATCATTTTCGTCCCCGACACATGTGTTGAGTTGACGTTGCCGTAGATATCAAATTCCAATGCCGTGTTAATGGAGATCAAACCGAGTCGACGGATAACTTCCGGATGGTTGGAAATCTCCTGCGGCCGCAAGATGATTTTATCGCGGTACTTTTCAAAGTTACTGTAAACTTGCTCCATTTTCTGCTGCGATAAGGTAATGGAAGAACTTGAAGCCACTCTTACTTTCCCCGCATCGATCAAATCAAATACCGCGTCCTGCAGCACTTCCGAGTAGACTTCCAAATCTTCGAATTCCGAGTCGATCAAACCTTGCAGGACCGAGTTTGCAACCGAGCCGATGCCCGACTGCAGCGGTGCCAGTTTTTCTGTCAAGCGGCCTGCGCGAACTTCCGAGCGCAGGAATTCAATCAGGTGGCCAGCCATAATCTCTGTTTCTTCATCTGATGGCATAATTGTGGAAGGAGAATCCTTTTGGTCTGTATACACGATCCCCCGAATTTTTCCCATATCTACTGGTATACCGGGCACTCCGATGCGGTCATCCGCATGTGTCAGTGGAATCGGAGGCCGCTCCCCTTGTTTGCCGGTATCGTAGATATCATGAATCCCTTCAAACAATACCGGCTGGGCCGTATTGATTTCTACGATAACGTTTTTCGCATACTGTACAAAAAGGGCTGAGTTGCCGACTGACGTCGTCGGAATGATCAATCCGTCTTCCGTTATCGACAATGCTTCAATAATGGCAAAATCGATCGGTTCGATGACGCCGGCTTTAATCCATTCCGCAGTCTGGGACAAATGGTGGTCGACAAACAGCATTTCACCTTCATTAATTTTTCTGCGCATCACGGGATCTGCCTGAAACGGCAAGCGTTTGTTGACGATGCCCGCTTCTGCGAACAATTTATCGATATCCGAGCCTAAAGAAGCGCCGGTAAAAACATTCACTTTAAAACTTTCAGTTTCGGCTCGTTTAATCAACGCCAGAGGAACCGCTTTGGCATCCCCGGCCCGTGTAAATCCGCTGAGTCCGAGTGTCATTCCGTCCTGAATCCAAGAAGCTGCAACATCCGCATCAATAACCCGTTCTTGCAATTGAGTCGATTTAATCCGTTCAATGGTTTGTTCCATCACTGTCACCTTTCGTGGCTTGATTGTTTTCCTTGCTTACCTATAATTATACCTTACCTCGCCAGGCCGCCATTAACCCCCCGCTCTCTGTTTCAACTATATTAATCTTTTTATTCACATCGCTGTAACAAATCAACCAATCGTTTTCTGTATTGTAAGCGGTTTATTTGCATTTGGATAAAGTAATTTTCAAATAATTATTATCTTAGAACTAGCGTAAACCCCTCTGCTTCAAGATTTAAAAATTATGAGAATATTTATATTAAGAAATAACAAATTACTTTGGAACTATGGTAAATTTATGTTAAAAACACATTGACTTTACGGGTTAATCATCATAATATATGAAAGTTGTCAAACAAGTAACGTTTGTACAATAACTTAAACTGGAACGAGGCACTT is part of the Planococcus shenhongbingii genome and harbors:
- a CDS encoding LytTR family DNA-binding domain-containing protein, yielding MDKFTSGSLLDVIGELFSDEISIAVSNTKEYIYYRPSKRIDLKIQEGDPVKEGTIAYKALATRQKASEFIDKEIFGVPYHGMAVPFEQGGEVQGCVMAIYPAFTEGKSVVTVKSADGWKPIPFSDVKFLEVKDRKTHVHAEGFSGTNKNSLQEFEYLLPRDLFIRCHRSFIVNVHHIEEIYPDTHSTFLLSMNNGARIPVSQSYSSYFRKLLGF
- a CDS encoding acetyl-CoA hydrolase/transferase family protein — its product is MEKQFDRIKATQLQDRVVSPEEAASWISDGMTLGLSGFTRAGDVKAVPFALVKRAETEEFKVNVFTGASLGSDIDRLFAEAGIVNKRLPFQAEPAMRKKINNGEMLFVDHHLSHTAEWIRANVIEAIDFAIVEALSITEDGMIIPTTSVGNSAIFAKHAKNIIVEINMAQPELFEGVHDIYDTGKQGERMPIPLTKTDDRIGVPGIPVDLEKIRGIVFTEQKDSPSTIVPPDAETKIMADHLLEFLRSEIRAGRLTEELAPLQSGIGSVANAVLHGMVDSEFENLEVYSEVLQDAVFDLMDAGKVNFASCCSITLSELKMEQVYSDFEKYRDKIIMRPQEISNHPEIIRRLGLISINTALEFDIYGNVNSTHVSGTKMMNGIGGSGDFARNARLAVFVTKSIAKEGKISSIVPFVTHVDHTEHDVDVVVTEQGYADLRGLAPRERASLIIENCMHPMYKEQMRAYYAEALTRGGQTPHVLEKAFSWHADLAQQGTMLQKKEQLV
- a CDS encoding acetyl-CoA hydrolase/transferase family protein, whose translation is MEQTIERIKSTQLQERVIDADVAASWIQDGMTLGLSGFTRAGDAKAVPLALIKRAETESFKVNVFTGASLGSDIDKLFAEAGIVNKRLPFQADPVMRRKINEGEMLFVDHHLSQTAEWIKAGVIEPIDFAIIEALSITEDGLIIPTTSVGNSALFVQYAKNVIVEINTAQPVLFEGIHDIYDTGKQGERPPIPLTHADDRIGVPGIPVDMGKIRGIVYTDQKDSPSTIMPSDEETEIMAGHLIEFLRSEVRAGRLTEKLAPLQSGIGSVANSVLQGLIDSEFEDLEVYSEVLQDAVFDLIDAGKVRVASSSSITLSQQKMEQVYSNFEKYRDKIILRPQEISNHPEVIRRLGLISINTALEFDIYGNVNSTHVSGTKMMNGIGGSGDFARNARLSIFVTKSIAKGGKISSVVPFATHIDHTEHDVDIVVTEQGYADLRGLAPRERAALIIENCVHPMYKEQMRAYYAEALTRGGQTPHVLEKAFSWHAKLAQTGTML